From Acidipropionibacterium acidipropionici, one genomic window encodes:
- a CDS encoding OsmC family peroxiredoxin: MPKPTTSTARTHWSGSLFEGSGSTELATSQVATFDVKWSKRAEAGAGTTNPEELLAASLATCYTMALSNELSGDGHEPTSIDTAAEVTFVAGTGVTGIALHVTGDVPGLDAAGFKEKAEWAKDNCPISQALKAVPKTLVIG, translated from the coding sequence ATGCCGAAACCCACCACGAGTACTGCCAGGACCCACTGGAGCGGAAGCCTTTTCGAAGGCTCGGGAAGCACCGAGCTGGCCACCTCGCAGGTCGCCACCTTCGATGTGAAATGGTCGAAGCGCGCCGAGGCCGGAGCGGGCACCACCAATCCCGAGGAGCTGCTCGCAGCATCCCTGGCGACCTGCTACACGATGGCTCTGAGCAATGAGCTGAGCGGGGACGGCCACGAGCCGACGTCGATCGACACCGCCGCCGAGGTGACCTTCGTCGCCGGTACCGGGGTCACCGGGATCGCCCTGCACGTGACCGGGGACGTGCCGGGTCTGGACGCCGCCGGATTCAAGGAGAAGGCCGAGTGGGCCAAGGACAACTGCCCCATCTCCCAGGCCCTCAAGGCGGTGCCGAAGACCCTGGTGATCGGCTGA
- a CDS encoding NUDIX domain-containing protein, with protein MRIVPPGHGEPRRPFGPRDPGDAWVVADSGQKYWGRFGAAGLLALDPERGVLLQHRVGWSHYGGTWGIPGGARHQGESAFAGALRESAEEAGVPRDSVTPRLMSVLDRQVWTYSTLVVDVIRPFDPVISDRESLGLAWVPVDEVDSYELHPGFAGSWPRLKALLDVRPVLMVDVSSVTDENLIDAVEHRGVPAGELGLSEDRWFPRIVRVADPDQALARGLVEAAGNPYLTVVGDDEAAGAELVEAGARVNPSGWFGSWL; from the coding sequence GTGAGAATCGTTCCTCCCGGCCACGGCGAACCCAGACGTCCCTTCGGTCCTAGAGACCCGGGGGACGCCTGGGTCGTCGCCGATTCGGGGCAGAAGTACTGGGGCAGGTTCGGGGCCGCCGGGCTTCTGGCCCTTGATCCTGAACGTGGGGTGCTGCTGCAGCACCGTGTCGGCTGGAGTCATTACGGGGGCACCTGGGGGATCCCTGGCGGTGCGCGGCATCAGGGTGAGTCGGCCTTCGCCGGGGCGCTGCGCGAATCGGCGGAGGAGGCCGGGGTGCCGCGCGACTCGGTGACCCCGAGGCTGATGAGTGTTCTGGACCGGCAGGTGTGGACGTACTCCACCCTGGTGGTCGACGTGATCCGGCCCTTCGACCCGGTGATCTCGGACCGGGAGAGCCTGGGGCTGGCGTGGGTACCGGTCGACGAGGTGGACTCCTACGAGCTGCATCCCGGGTTCGCCGGGTCCTGGCCGAGGCTGAAGGCGCTGCTGGACGTGCGGCCGGTGCTCATGGTGGATGTGTCCAGCGTCACCGATGAGAATCTCATCGACGCCGTCGAGCACCGGGGGGTTCCGGCCGGGGAGCTGGGGCTGTCCGAGGATCGCTGGTTCCCGCGCATCGTGCGTGTGGCCGATCCCGATCAGGCGTTGGCCCGAGGGCTGGTGGAGGCTGCTGGGAACCCGTACCTCACGGTCGTCGGCGACGACGAGGCGGCCGGCGCTGAGCTGGTGGAGGCCGGGGCCCGGGTCAACCCGAGCGGGTGGTTCGGGAGTTGGCTGTGA